In one window of Halomarina pelagica DNA:
- a CDS encoding ABC transporter substrate-binding protein, producing the protein MVTDGNRSGDSPNNGKKSLTVPTDGSRVGRRQFLRAAGAGTVAVGFAGCVSVSNDSDEGGDGGGNGSGGNGSGGGGGGDLPETIKIGVLAPEPAKNPIGGSIANAAKLAATQLNEEGFIEGTTFEVVVEDTKENPGTGRTKYRELTQGEGVHVTTGVFTSEVLLAILDDIASQGTVHMTTGAATPEASKRVHEDYENYKYHFRTGPLNAYQLGVNMVDFLGAKKSDLGWESVAVLVEDYEWTGPVQDALDKKLAETGVEIVMKQRYAAGTKNFSPIYDDVESSGADAAFIAMAHTGTPAVVQWAKQQRPFEFGGIHVPMQLPSYYEAVSGACNYGVTQNSATPQSEVTEKTVPFSNAYNEAFGSYPVYTGYITFDAVKQYAQVVKEAGSVASDAVVSGLEGSSYLGTAGTISYYPKDNEFAHDVIYDEEKVYPVYQQWQDGKQEVIFPDGLATAEYKKPSWI; encoded by the coding sequence ATGGTTACGGATGGAAACCGTTCCGGCGACTCGCCGAACAATGGTAAGAAATCACTGACAGTACCGACCGATGGTAGTCGAGTCGGGAGGCGACAGTTCCTTCGGGCGGCCGGCGCGGGGACCGTCGCGGTCGGCTTCGCCGGCTGTGTGAGCGTGAGCAACGATAGCGACGAGGGGGGAGACGGCGGCGGCAACGGTTCCGGTGGCAACGGTTCCGGCGGTGGCGGCGGCGGTGACCTCCCCGAGACGATCAAGATCGGCGTCCTGGCTCCCGAACCGGCGAAGAACCCGATCGGCGGCTCGATCGCCAACGCGGCGAAGCTGGCGGCGACGCAGCTGAACGAGGAGGGCTTCATCGAGGGGACGACGTTCGAGGTCGTCGTCGAGGACACGAAGGAGAACCCCGGGACCGGGCGCACGAAGTACCGCGAGCTGACGCAGGGGGAGGGCGTGCACGTGACCACCGGCGTGTTCACGAGCGAGGTGCTGCTCGCCATCCTCGACGACATCGCCAGCCAGGGGACCGTCCACATGACGACCGGCGCGGCGACGCCCGAGGCGAGCAAGCGAGTTCACGAGGACTACGAGAACTACAAGTACCACTTCCGGACGGGTCCGCTCAACGCCTACCAGCTGGGCGTCAACATGGTCGACTTCCTCGGGGCGAAGAAGAGCGACCTGGGCTGGGAGTCGGTCGCGGTGCTGGTCGAGGACTACGAGTGGACGGGTCCCGTCCAGGACGCCCTCGACAAGAAGCTCGCCGAGACGGGCGTCGAGATCGTGATGAAACAGCGCTACGCCGCGGGGACGAAGAACTTCTCGCCGATCTACGACGACGTGGAGAGTTCCGGCGCGGACGCGGCGTTCATCGCGATGGCCCACACGGGCACGCCGGCGGTCGTCCAGTGGGCGAAACAGCAGCGCCCGTTCGAGTTCGGCGGCATCCACGTCCCGATGCAGCTCCCCTCCTACTACGAGGCGGTCAGCGGGGCGTGCAACTACGGCGTCACGCAGAACTCCGCGACCCCTCAGAGCGAGGTGACGGAGAAGACGGTCCCGTTCTCGAACGCGTACAACGAGGCGTTCGGGAGCTACCCGGTCTACACCGGCTACATCACCTTCGACGCGGTCAAGCAGTACGCGCAGGTCGTCAAGGAGGCCGGCAGCGTCGCGTCCGACGCGGTCGTCTCGGGGCTGGAGGGGAGTTCCTACCTCGGCACGGCGGGCACCATCTCGTACTACCCAAAGGACAACGAGTTCGCCCACGACGTGATCTACGACGAGGAGAAGGTCTATCCCGTCTACCAGCAGTGGCAGGACGGCAAGCAGGAGGTCATCTTCCCCGACGGCCTGGCGACGGCCGAGTACAAGAAACCGTCGTGGATCTGA
- a CDS encoding aminoglycoside N(3)-acetyltransferase, which translates to MDNSGDFERFRSCPSVRRSAHPQHSFAAWGADAGFVVENHSYDYSFGEESPLARVYDLDGDVSFLGTSHATNTSLHLAEYRADLDLGTETRAGAVLVDGERAWVRWEELDFDDGDFPDCGAAYERAYPDAFETGGVGVADAKLLPQRSLVDFAVEWLESNRA; encoded by the coding sequence GTGGATAATTCGGGCGATTTCGAGCGTTTCCGCTCGTGTCCGAGCGTACGTCGGAGCGCCCACCCCCAGCATTCGTTCGCCGCGTGGGGCGCTGACGCCGGATTCGTCGTCGAGAACCACTCGTACGACTACTCGTTCGGCGAGGAGTCGCCGCTGGCCCGCGTCTACGATCTCGACGGGGACGTGTCGTTCCTCGGGACGTCACATGCCACAAATACCTCCCTCCACCTGGCCGAGTACCGGGCCGACCTCGACCTCGGCACGGAGACCCGCGCGGGCGCGGTGCTTGTCGACGGAGAACGAGCGTGGGTGCGATGGGAGGAACTCGATTTCGACGACGGAGACTTTCCGGATTGCGGTGCCGCGTACGAGCGGGCGTATCCGGACGCCTTCGAGACGGGCGGCGTCGGTGTCGCCGACGCGAAGCTCTTACCCCAGCGGTCGCTCGTGGACTTCGCGGTCGAGTGGCTCGAGTCGAACCGAGCGTGA
- a CDS encoding DUF5798 family protein — protein MGLGGTASKLQKVAAMAEDVYEKLNDLRQQLVEVRETVERVDRTAEDNRALLEAIANEQGIDVDAVLAEASIEEAERTDDAGANVGSDAGASADASTTTDGGASDGSGSDESNPPLDD, from the coding sequence ATGGGACTCGGAGGAACCGCATCGAAGCTCCAGAAGGTCGCCGCGATGGCAGAGGACGTCTACGAGAAGCTCAACGACCTGCGTCAGCAGCTGGTCGAGGTGCGCGAGACGGTCGAGCGCGTCGATAGAACCGCCGAGGACAACCGCGCGCTGCTCGAAGCGATCGCGAACGAGCAGGGAATCGACGTGGACGCCGTCCTCGCCGAGGCGTCGATCGAGGAGGCCGAGCGTACGGACGACGCCGGCGCGAACGTGGGCAGCGACGCGGGTGCGAGCGCCGACGCGAGTACGACCACCGACGGCGGCGCGAGCGACGGGTCGGGGTCGGACGAGTCGAACCCGCCGCTCGACGACTGA
- a CDS encoding CoA-binding protein yields MPVESDEELRDVLGQETIAVVGCSATPGKDAHEIPKYMREHGYEVVPVNPYADEIFGREPYDSLTEVEEEIDVVDVFRPSEEVSGIVDQVLSRDDVDTVWLQLGIRDDEAGERVEESGRRFVQDHCLKVEHGRLMG; encoded by the coding sequence ATGCCCGTCGAATCAGACGAGGAACTCAGGGACGTCCTGGGACAGGAGACGATCGCCGTGGTCGGGTGCTCGGCGACACCCGGCAAGGACGCCCACGAGATCCCGAAGTACATGCGGGAGCACGGCTACGAGGTCGTCCCGGTCAACCCCTACGCCGACGAGATCTTCGGACGCGAGCCGTACGACTCGCTGACCGAGGTGGAAGAGGAGATCGACGTGGTCGACGTGTTCCGTCCGAGCGAGGAGGTGTCCGGGATCGTAGACCAGGTGCTCTCCCGCGACGACGTGGACACCGTCTGGCTGCAGCTCGGCATCCGCGACGACGAGGCGGGCGAGCGCGTCGAGGAGTCCGGCCGGCGGTTCGTTCAGGACCACTGCCTGAAGGTCGAACACGGCCGACTGATGGGCTGA
- a CDS encoding DUF7548 family protein, translated as MDDARLAPAVGITACLAVVVVLALPYLLVDSARAVGAYYAEGVLDPQFAGLFALVCVIVFAAGRQDRSDPALAAGAALVFGLFILLFCLLWALTVPTDLVLSLTRDTTIQYHRYLLVVVAALVPASALWYARTLRLI; from the coding sequence ATGGACGACGCCCGCCTCGCCCCCGCAGTCGGAATCACCGCGTGTCTCGCCGTCGTGGTCGTCCTCGCTCTGCCCTACCTCCTCGTCGACAGCGCCCGCGCCGTCGGGGCGTACTACGCCGAGGGCGTGCTCGACCCACAGTTCGCCGGGCTGTTCGCCCTCGTCTGCGTCATCGTCTTCGCCGCGGGCAGGCAGGACCGCTCCGACCCGGCACTCGCGGCGGGTGCGGCGCTCGTCTTCGGTCTGTTCATCCTCCTGTTCTGCCTGCTGTGGGCGCTCACGGTCCCGACCGACCTCGTCCTCTCGCTGACCCGGGACACGACGATCCAGTATCACCGTTACCTGCTCGTCGTCGTCGCGGCGCTCGTCCCGGCGAGCGCGCTCTGGTACGCCCGCACGCTCCGACTGATCTGA
- a CDS encoding ABC transporter ATP-binding protein — MTFPTRLPGLLASAADGTDDASGDASGDASPPVGTGEALLSVADCSVSYGKVSALRDVDLRVDRGEFVAVIGPNGAGKSTLANTVSGFLPYEGSVAYAGREVRDSRPRDLVQDGLIHCTEKRDLFGFMSVEDNLELGAYRHGEDADERLAFVYDLFPALAERTEQEANTMSGGEQQMLAIGRALMGDPDLLVLDEPTLGLAPVILQDISDGIERIREEGVTVLLCEQNVTFALKHADRIYLLENGEVVREGTPDTLRGDEHIRESYLGG, encoded by the coding sequence ATGACGTTCCCGACTCGACTGCCGGGGCTGCTCGCCTCGGCGGCGGACGGCACGGACGACGCATCGGGGGACGCGTCGGGCGACGCGTCCCCCCCGGTCGGGACCGGGGAGGCGCTGCTCTCGGTGGCCGACTGCTCGGTCTCCTACGGGAAGGTGAGCGCGCTGCGGGACGTCGACCTCCGGGTCGACCGCGGCGAGTTCGTCGCGGTCATCGGCCCCAACGGGGCCGGGAAGTCCACGCTCGCCAACACGGTGTCGGGCTTTCTCCCCTACGAGGGGTCGGTCGCCTACGCCGGGCGGGAGGTGCGCGACAGCCGACCCCGCGACCTCGTGCAGGACGGCCTCATCCACTGCACGGAGAAGCGCGACCTGTTCGGCTTCATGAGCGTCGAGGACAACCTCGAACTCGGCGCGTACCGCCACGGCGAGGACGCAGACGAGCGCCTCGCGTTCGTCTACGACCTCTTTCCCGCGCTGGCAGAGCGCACCGAACAAGAGGCGAACACGATGAGCGGGGGCGAACAGCAGATGCTCGCCATCGGCCGGGCGCTGATGGGCGACCCCGACCTCCTCGTGCTCGACGAACCGACGCTCGGGCTCGCCCCCGTCATCCTCCAGGACATCAGCGACGGCATCGAGCGCATCCGCGAGGAGGGCGTCACGGTCCTCCTCTGCGAGCAGAACGTGACGTTCGCGCTGAAACACGCCGACCGGATCTACCTGCTCGAGAACGGCGAGGTGGTCCGCGAGGGGACGCCCGACACCCTCCGCGGCGACGAGCACATCCGCGAGTCGTACCTCGGTGGATAA
- a CDS encoding branched-chain amino acid ABC transporter permease: protein MSALAEVVVGATTISALYALVAIGFTLIFGVGGVLNLAHGASIAIGAYTAYYVTRVYGLDIWLGILAALAVASLFGAVLYLGLVKRIQDEPIMVMITTLVTAVAIEQVFLVVFGTQPKTIPSLLAGNVGVAGVNVQLNMVVVFVLSWLVIGGLFAFVNYTKPGKALLATSMTHKGAALVGIEADRINLVTWVLAGGIAGVAGVFLGSFQTAYPTMGQTPLVLSFTIVVLGGIGSIKGSVLGAYLIGFLEVATVEFIDASLTGLTPLIVLVLVLLAKPEGLFGRELVEA, encoded by the coding sequence ATGTCCGCACTCGCAGAGGTCGTGGTCGGAGCCACCACCATCAGCGCGCTGTACGCGCTGGTGGCCATCGGCTTCACCCTCATCTTCGGCGTCGGCGGCGTGCTCAACCTGGCCCACGGCGCGAGCATCGCGATCGGCGCGTACACGGCCTACTACGTGACCCGCGTCTACGGGCTCGACATCTGGCTCGGGATCCTCGCGGCGCTCGCCGTCGCGAGCCTGTTCGGCGCGGTCCTCTACCTCGGGCTGGTCAAACGGATCCAGGACGAACCGATCATGGTGATGATCACCACCCTCGTCACCGCCGTCGCCATCGAGCAGGTGTTCCTCGTCGTCTTCGGCACGCAGCCGAAGACGATCCCGTCGCTCCTGGCCGGGAACGTCGGCGTCGCCGGCGTCAACGTCCAGTTGAACATGGTCGTCGTGTTCGTCCTGTCGTGGCTCGTCATCGGCGGGCTGTTCGCGTTCGTCAACTACACGAAGCCGGGCAAGGCGCTGCTCGCGACGAGCATGACCCACAAGGGCGCGGCGCTCGTCGGCATCGAGGCGGACCGCATCAACCTCGTGACCTGGGTGCTCGCGGGGGGCATCGCCGGCGTCGCGGGCGTGTTCCTCGGGTCGTTCCAGACGGCCTACCCGACCATGGGGCAGACGCCGCTGGTGCTGTCGTTCACCATCGTCGTGCTCGGCGGCATCGGGTCGATCAAGGGAAGCGTGCTCGGGGCGTACCTCATCGGCTTCCTCGAGGTGGCGACCGTCGAGTTCATCGACGCGAGCCTCACCGGGCTGACGCCGCTGATCGTGCTGGTGCTGGTACTGCTCGCGAAACCGGAGGGCCTGTTCGGCCGGGAACTGGTGGAAGCGTGA
- a CDS encoding geranylgeranylglycerol-phosphate geranylgeranyltransferase, which yields MREALRGLIELTRPVNAIAAGVLTLIGAYVAEGIAGHPVAAAAAATATVFAVGAGNAINDYFDADIDRINAPGRPIPRGAVGERAALAFAVALFAVAVALALTLPLLAVAIAAFNLLALVAYTEFFKGLPGVGNAVVAYLGGSTFLFGGAAVEGELAPVVALFALAALSTFTREVIKDVEDLAGDREEGLNTLPIAVGERRALLLGTACLVVAVLASPLPYLTGTLGFAYLALVIPADLVMLAAAAESFSDPTGGQTHIKYGMFLAAAAFVVGRAVAL from the coding sequence ATGCGCGAGGCGCTCCGCGGACTGATCGAACTCACCCGTCCGGTGAACGCGATCGCCGCGGGCGTCCTCACCCTCATCGGCGCGTACGTCGCGGAGGGGATCGCCGGACACCCCGTCGCCGCGGCGGCCGCCGCGACCGCGACCGTCTTCGCCGTGGGGGCCGGGAACGCCATCAACGACTACTTCGACGCGGACATCGATCGCATCAACGCGCCCGGGCGACCCATCCCGCGCGGCGCGGTCGGGGAGCGCGCGGCGCTCGCGTTCGCCGTCGCCCTGTTCGCCGTCGCCGTCGCGCTGGCGCTCACCCTGCCGCTACTCGCCGTCGCGATCGCCGCGTTCAACCTGCTCGCGCTGGTCGCCTACACGGAGTTCTTCAAGGGCCTGCCGGGCGTCGGCAACGCCGTCGTCGCCTACCTCGGCGGGAGCACGTTCCTCTTCGGCGGCGCGGCGGTCGAGGGCGAACTCGCGCCCGTCGTCGCGCTGTTCGCGCTCGCCGCCCTCTCGACGTTCACCCGCGAGGTGATCAAGGACGTGGAAGACCTCGCCGGCGACCGCGAGGAAGGGCTCAACACGCTCCCGATCGCCGTCGGCGAGCGTCGCGCGCTCCTGCTCGGGACCGCCTGCCTGGTCGTCGCGGTGCTCGCGAGTCCGCTTCCGTACCTCACCGGGACCCTCGGGTTCGCCTACCTCGCGCTCGTGATCCCGGCGGACCTCGTCATGCTCGCGGCCGCGGCGGAGAGCTTCTCCGATCCGACCGGGGGCCAGACGCACATCAAGTACGGGATGTTCCTCGCGGCGGCGGCGTTCGTCGTCGGGCGGGCGGTCGCGCTGTGA
- a CDS encoding SDR family oxidoreductase — MADDTVLITGCGSGIGRETALAFRERGWNVCATDPDPDAMADLAERGCLTLELDVTEDGDATAVVERVAGEFGGIDCLFNNAGYGQIGPLEELPTDRLREQFEVNVFGQHRLLRAVLPVMRRRDGGTVVNMASVYGRTVFPGQGAYCASKWAVEAVTDTLRTEVADHGIDVVTIEPGPVETRFGERALARKEDLEPTGAYGWFYRLYDPELYDRRFIDRGVGYVQPRRVAAVVVDAATDDDPDRRYVVGPWKYPLLLGVVVPDAARDLLYGLLKRFA, encoded by the coding sequence TGGAACGTCTGCGCCACTGACCCCGACCCGGACGCGATGGCCGACCTCGCGGAGCGCGGCTGTCTGACTCTCGAACTCGACGTGACCGAGGACGGCGACGCGACGGCTGTCGTCGAGCGCGTCGCTGGCGAGTTCGGCGGGATCGACTGCCTGTTCAACAACGCGGGATACGGGCAGATCGGCCCCCTGGAGGAACTTCCGACCGACCGGCTCCGAGAGCAGTTCGAGGTGAACGTCTTCGGCCAGCACCGCCTCCTGCGCGCGGTCCTGCCGGTGATGCGACGGCGGGACGGCGGGACGGTCGTCAACATGGCGAGCGTCTACGGACGGACCGTCTTCCCCGGCCAGGGGGCCTACTGCGCATCCAAATGGGCGGTCGAGGCGGTGACCGACACGCTCAGGACCGAGGTCGCGGATCACGGTATCGACGTTGTGACGATCGAACCTGGGCCGGTCGAGACGCGGTTCGGGGAGCGGGCGCTCGCGCGGAAGGAGGACCTCGAACCGACGGGGGCGTACGGCTGGTTCTACAGGCTCTACGACCCGGAACTGTACGACCGCCGGTTCATCGATCGCGGAGTCGGGTACGTCCAGCCCCGACGGGTAGCGGCGGTGGTCGTGGACGCCGCGACCGACGACGACCCCGACCGGCGTTACGTCGTCGGTCCGTGGAAGTACCCCCTGCTGCTCGGGGTCGTCGTGCCCGACGCGGCGCGCGACCTGCTCTATGGGCTCCTGAAGCGGTTCGCGTAG
- a CDS encoding HNH endonuclease, translating to MSLDQDSIGSGSPSPIGILIVSLIFGGYMLVNEPFSARTAFLRWVIVGLSALGLLYIIVGFRGVRQRSGLHRAVNWLFSGSGGGVSGASERTRTNTEKTPPAPESLKNELDFERADRRCEWCNERVDSPDVHHIEPRSEGGSNAPGNLIVLCPNCHRKADGGTISRSKLKYQVNR from the coding sequence ATGTCATTAGATCAAGATAGTATTGGAAGTGGTAGTCCCTCTCCAATCGGTATCCTCATCGTTTCGCTCATCTTCGGAGGGTACATGTTAGTAAACGAACCATTCTCGGCGCGAACCGCCTTTCTGCGGTGGGTCATCGTCGGTCTCTCGGCGTTGGGTCTGCTCTATATCATCGTGGGGTTCAGAGGAGTTCGCCAACGGTCGGGGCTTCACAGAGCCGTCAACTGGCTGTTCAGCGGGTCCGGAGGTGGAGTCTCGGGAGCTTCCGAACGGACACGCACAAACACAGAAAAGACCCCGCCGGCTCCCGAGAGCCTCAAAAACGAACTCGACTTCGAGCGTGCTGATCGGCGATGTGAGTGGTGTAACGAGCGCGTTGACTCCCCCGATGTCCATCACATCGAACCGCGATCGGAAGGAGGCTCCAACGCCCCGGGCAACCTGATCGTACTCTGTCCGAACTGTCATCGAAAAGCTGACGGTGGAACCATCAGCCGGTCAAAGCTTAAGTACCAAGTGAACAGATAA
- a CDS encoding DUF6653 family protein has product MEREAERSTRGRLEDAFWERHSNPKSGWSRTLLGPLLVVALYRRDRRLFALVVLATVLNPIAFGRPDPDADGWMTRAVRAERWWLDEGNGAFGLGWPNVLNALNVPLFGYALYAAYARKPIRAAVGIALSTGLKLGWVASVVRRYDRSTRE; this is encoded by the coding sequence ATGGAGCGGGAAGCGGAGCGTTCGACGCGCGGTCGACTCGAAGACGCGTTCTGGGAGCGTCACTCGAACCCGAAGAGCGGCTGGTCGCGCACGCTGCTGGGTCCGTTGCTGGTGGTCGCGCTCTACCGGCGGGATCGGCGGCTGTTCGCGCTGGTCGTCCTCGCGACCGTCCTCAATCCGATCGCGTTCGGTCGGCCGGACCCGGACGCCGACGGCTGGATGACCCGGGCGGTGCGCGCGGAGCGCTGGTGGCTCGACGAGGGCAACGGCGCGTTCGGTCTCGGCTGGCCGAACGTCCTCAACGCGCTGAACGTCCCCCTGTTCGGGTACGCGCTGTACGCCGCCTACGCGCGAAAGCCGATCCGGGCGGCGGTCGGCATCGCGCTGTCGACGGGGCTGAAACTCGGCTGGGTGGCGTCGGTCGTCCGGCGGTACGATCGGTCGACTCGGGAGTAG
- a CDS encoding alpha/beta fold hydrolase, whose product MHSLVDVPFRRWWGRNATPPFLGEDAGGVLAIARDLFENPDTVTLPDGRKLGYAETGDPDGDPVLAVHGVPSGRLGAALFDRVGRERGVRIVAPERPGVGVSDPDPDREIADWPADAAGVLDALDVDAAPVLGISAGGPYAVACAALAPERFPRVAVCCGFGPIESVGLKPRLLPLGASYVPWVIRTFLRAEELSALYAPEWTLERRIEAAAPRDEEIWRSEVGKLLVASVPAASQHHGNATFVRDLRLFAGDWGFPLETIDVPVGIWHGRADRITPIEMGLSLWDAIPTAEAHFYPDLGHVSAIVENEDAMVDWLGR is encoded by the coding sequence ATGCATAGTCTCGTCGACGTCCCGTTCCGGCGCTGGTGGGGGCGGAACGCCACGCCGCCATTCCTCGGGGAGGATGCCGGGGGAGTGCTCGCTATCGCGCGTGACCTGTTCGAAAACCCGGATACGGTGACGCTCCCGGACGGCCGAAAGCTCGGGTATGCAGAGACGGGTGATCCGGACGGCGATCCGGTTCTGGCCGTTCACGGCGTGCCCAGTGGCAGGCTGGGGGCCGCCCTGTTCGACCGCGTCGGTCGAGAGCGAGGGGTTCGGATCGTCGCCCCCGAGCGCCCGGGCGTCGGCGTCTCCGACCCGGACCCCGATCGGGAGATAGCCGACTGGCCGGCCGACGCTGCCGGGGTGTTGGACGCCCTCGACGTCGACGCGGCCCCCGTGCTCGGTATTTCTGCCGGCGGGCCGTACGCCGTCGCGTGCGCTGCGTTAGCCCCCGAACGATTTCCACGGGTCGCCGTCTGTTGCGGGTTCGGCCCGATCGAATCGGTCGGTCTCAAACCCCGGCTCCTCCCTCTCGGCGCTTCGTACGTACCGTGGGTGATCCGAACGTTCTTGCGAGCGGAGGAACTCTCGGCGCTGTACGCGCCCGAGTGGACGCTCGAACGGCGGATCGAAGCCGCCGCGCCGAGGGACGAGGAGATCTGGAGAAGCGAGGTCGGGAAGCTCCTGGTCGCTTCAGTACCGGCCGCCAGCCAGCATCACGGCAACGCGACGTTCGTCAGGGATCTACGGCTGTTCGCGGGCGACTGGGGGTTCCCCCTCGAGACCATCGACGTGCCCGTCGGAATCTGGCACGGACGGGCCGATCGGATCACCCCGATCGAAATGGGACTGTCCCTGTGGGACGCGATTCCCACTGCGGAGGCGCACTTCTACCCCGATCTCGGACATGTCTCCGCCATCGTGGAAAACGAAGACGCGATGGTCGACTGGCTGGGGCGATAA
- a CDS encoding branched-chain amino acid ABC transporter permease, protein MSGDTVSGGLFERLNSSGLSLRYVIGLLGLVFLAVLPLLSELELGIGVPGLFVLVVDNLLLLKIMAALYFGMFAMSWDAVSGYTGQISFGHGVFFAVGGYTSALLNIEFGIDPLLSIPVGVLLSAIAGIVIGVPALRLRGPYLSLVTLVAPLILLQIFIWRSDVFGGERGLIGQDNFLGFSGADATMPYYVALALFVFIFAVLFVVTRSDAGKVFTAIREDEDAVAAAGLNPAKFKIFAFVLSAAVGGLAGAMFVHSPVGGPRPSELMSVMINVEVIIAAILGGMGTIVGAAVGGIFLSLLQDALSNIGDTVAVPIPLTDLSLVFSLPVPVHQIDFLLFAVITLVLLLALPGGIVRAGVRWGRRVLRRRSDRDETVATDGGIDAPERRAYRTFADELRGEDDEH, encoded by the coding sequence ATGAGCGGCGACACCGTCTCGGGCGGGCTGTTCGAGCGGCTCAACTCGTCGGGCCTCTCGCTGCGCTACGTCATCGGGCTGCTCGGGCTCGTCTTCCTCGCAGTACTGCCGCTCCTGTCCGAACTGGAACTCGGGATCGGCGTTCCGGGTCTCTTCGTCCTGGTCGTCGACAACCTGCTCCTGCTCAAGATCATGGCGGCGCTCTACTTCGGGATGTTCGCGATGAGCTGGGACGCCGTCTCCGGCTACACCGGACAGATCTCGTTCGGTCACGGCGTGTTCTTCGCCGTCGGCGGCTACACGTCCGCGCTGTTGAACATCGAGTTCGGGATCGACCCGCTGCTGTCGATCCCCGTCGGCGTCCTGCTGTCGGCGATCGCGGGGATCGTCATCGGCGTCCCGGCGCTGCGCCTGCGCGGGCCGTACCTCTCGCTCGTGACGCTCGTCGCGCCGCTCATCCTGCTCCAGATCTTCATCTGGCGGAGCGACGTCTTCGGCGGCGAGCGCGGCCTCATCGGGCAGGACAACTTCCTCGGCTTCAGCGGTGCCGACGCGACGATGCCGTACTACGTCGCGCTCGCGCTGTTCGTGTTCATCTTCGCGGTGCTGTTCGTGGTGACGCGCTCCGACGCCGGGAAGGTGTTCACCGCCATCCGCGAGGACGAGGATGCCGTCGCCGCCGCCGGTCTGAACCCGGCGAAGTTCAAGATCTTCGCGTTCGTGCTGAGCGCCGCCGTCGGCGGTCTCGCGGGCGCGATGTTCGTCCACTCGCCGGTCGGCGGTCCGCGCCCCTCGGAGCTGATGAGCGTCATGATCAACGTCGAGGTCATCATCGCCGCCATCCTCGGCGGGATGGGGACCATCGTCGGCGCGGCCGTCGGCGGGATCTTCCTCTCCCTGTTGCAGGACGCGCTGAGCAACATCGGCGACACCGTCGCCGTCCCCATCCCCCTCACCGACCTGTCGCTCGTGTTCTCGCTCCCCGTCCCCGTCCACCAGATCGACTTCCTCCTGTTCGCCGTCATCACGCTCGTCCTCCTGCTCGCGCTCCCGGGCGGCATCGTCCGCGCGGGCGTCCGGTGGGGCCGACGGGTGCTCAGACGGCGCTCCGACCGGGACGAGACCGTCGCCACGGACGGTGGGATCGACGCACCCGAACGGCGGGCGTACCGAACGTTCGCGGACGAACTCCGGGGTGAGGACGATGAGCACTGA
- a CDS encoding ABC transporter ATP-binding protein yields the protein MSTDSGAAGGAGAESPPETYGPDDGILVVRDLTKRFGGLTAVDEFSFAVEEREILGFIGPNGAGKSTTFNCVTGTFPPTSGTVWYRGEDVTGEPAYEMVKRGLARTFQSFRPLHDRPVVDNVALALVPDRLFSLSGLRGGTRERAAQLCERVGLGDRLHQMPDELPHAGLLRLELARALATDPSLLLVDEPFAGLAGSEVESISRLLRELREEGLTLVVVDHNMRGLLSLIDRAVVIRFGSKLAEGTPEEITNDPTVQRAYLGGEV from the coding sequence ATGAGCACTGATTCCGGAGCCGCCGGGGGCGCAGGGGCCGAATCGCCGCCGGAGACGTACGGCCCGGACGACGGGATCCTCGTCGTGCGGGACCTCACGAAGCGCTTCGGCGGGCTCACCGCGGTCGACGAGTTCTCGTTCGCCGTCGAGGAGCGGGAGATCCTCGGGTTCATCGGGCCGAACGGGGCGGGTAAGTCCACCACGTTCAACTGCGTCACCGGCACGTTCCCGCCCACGTCCGGCACCGTCTGGTACCGGGGCGAGGACGTGACCGGCGAGCCGGCCTACGAGATGGTCAAGCGGGGGCTGGCGCGGACGTTCCAGTCGTTCCGGCCGCTGCACGACCGTCCGGTGGTCGACAACGTCGCGCTCGCGCTCGTCCCCGACCGGCTGTTCTCGCTGTCGGGGCTGCGCGGCGGGACCCGCGAGCGAGCCGCGCAGCTGTGCGAGCGGGTCGGCCTCGGCGACCGCCTCCACCAGATGCCGGACGAACTCCCGCACGCCGGACTCCTCCGGCTGGAACTCGCCCGGGCGCTCGCGACCGACCCCAGCCTCCTGCTGGTGGACGAACCGTTCGCCGGCCTCGCCGGGTCGGAGGTCGAGAGCATCTCACGGCTCCTGCGCGAACTGCGGGAGGAGGGGCTGACGCTCGTGGTCGTCGACCACAACATGCGCGGGCTGCTCTCGCTCATCGACCGTGCGGTCGTCATCCGCTTCGGCTCGAAGCTCGCGGAGGGCACCCCGGAGGAGATCACGAACGATCCGACGGTCCAGCGGGCCTACCTCGGAGGTGAGGTATGA